Part of the Coregonus clupeaformis isolate EN_2021a chromosome 31, ASM2061545v1, whole genome shotgun sequence genome, CACCCCCACCTCTCTGTTTGACAAGAGGACCGCAGCTTGGAGGAGAGAATTCCACATTTAGGTAAACGAACGTTTGATTTTAGCACCCCGCCATAAATATAGCATATCTCAAAAAAAATTATAAGCCCATTTTATAAATATTGTAAACAATTTTAGACTACTTTACTCGTGACCTTCCATGTAGATAAAATCCTGATGTTGGCTGATGTGTCAGTTTGGTTGGATGTAAACCACACACCGTTGAATAAAAGCATTCAAGTGTGCAGATATCCAGCTTTATTTCCTGACTTTACTTTTGTACCCTGCATGTTACTTGATGTGTGTGCACTACTTTCTGAACTGGTTATAAAACCTAGTTTACAATCTTACAGTTTCCCCCTGCAACAACTTAGGGTCAGGATTCTGCAGTCTTGACTGGTACGCTGCAATGCTGGAGACTAAAACATCACTCATTATCCGAGCCTGGCAAGGCTGCAGAACACTGTCCAACTGCATTTGAATTTAAACCTACCCTGTAGTCTGTCCTACACGCACCAAACCATCCTTATAAATATCTGTGATGGtcacaccccctcctccccttccttgTGTACCGTTTTAATGGGTCCGGGTTGGAGCTGTTGTTATTAAGAGTCGGTTCCGTTGTCCTCGGGGGACTTGGGCCTGCTCTTGGACCTCGACCTGGATTTGGAGCCTCTGTTGGAAGCCGGGCTGCGGGAGCGGGACCTGGAAGCTCCACGGGACCTGGATCGAGATGGGGACTTGCTCTTGCGAGGGGTGCGGGACTTGGAACGGGATCTAGAGTAGGAACGAGAACGGGAACGGCTGTAGTCACGGCCACGGCTGCGGGAGCGGCTCCTGCTCCGGGAACGACTGCGTCTGCGCCGACGGGGGCTGGCCGAACGactggggggagaggagaaacATGGAGAAATGAACCGCAACGTGGGTTATACAAGTCCCTGTCTTTTTGCTAGAGTAATTACAGATTTGCGATTGCAACTTACAAACTCAACTGAAGACATGGTACCTTGCGAGCTACAAAAAGTAAACAAACTACTTAGCTAGCCGAAAACCTATGCAAATGCTTAACTTGCCAGCCAGTTAGCTTaggtttaaagtaactgtccaatgAAAATCGCAATaataaaagttcatattctgttaactcatactcAAATAATATTGTTGACTCATCCTTTGATGTGGCCAAAGTATAAAATGAGAAACCCCACCTCAAaattgtatctcaaacagacaaCTAAAAAAACGATTGCAATTTCCTGAGGATGTCGTCATCTgaccaatcagcggtctacttgCATTAACATTTTTTATGAAGGTATATGCCCACACTATtctgttggggtacgcccacaccattccaacacatgAAAGTTACTTTTTAACATACCGTCAAACTTCAATTAAAAAGCCTAATCTCAAATAGCCgcctgtcccttttaatagccGGGCAACGGCACATatttcagcaaataaacgcctgtttcaaataaacgcCTAGGTCTAAATTAATTGTTTACAAAGTTTGTTTGAtttgttaaataattcagtaatgactTGAAAAAATTGCACTCATCCGATTTTTTAATGGGcagtaagaaactgctagccattggctgctaacaaCTGAGAACGGCTAGTTAACTGGTAAGCACAAAAACATGGccgatcgccctctagtggcgaaAGGGAGAACTGCCGTAAATGCAGTCAAATAATGATTGTCAAGGATTTATTTTATAGCGACATACTAAGACAAAATAAACGTGTGTGTAAATGATAACAGTACAGGAAATTAAgaaatgtataaaaatgctggaagtgaatgctggaattaaacaattaactatACAAATGAGCAAAACCTGTGTGCGTTAAGGAAGTAGACACCATCTCTAATTAGcgcctgttgtgttcagtgaCTTAAGCAAATAAAAGCCTGGGCTATTAATTGAAACGTCACCGTATTAAGTACAATTTTTTGGAAGATAAACTACTTCAgtaatatttcatagaaatgtggaaacactggacagttactttaatttGGTTAACCCATAATTAAATTGTGTAATTAGTCATTGCTCAATGTTTGTAATGttagatctgtcaacaagagattAACTTTGACTGAACTTGGCCAGTATCGTTGCTGTAGTTACAACAATTGTCAGTTACAATGTTTTTGATTCAAACTGAACCAATAACTTACCTCCTGCTCCTGCGACCATAGCCTCCGTGTCTCCTTGGGGGTCCACCGCCGCCTCGGCGCCCGAAGTGAGAGTCTGGTGGACGGCCATAGCGCGCCATCTGGACTCGCAGTTCCCGCCCGTCAAGCAAGGCCCCGTCCATCGCGTCCATCGCATCTTCAGCGTCGCGGTTATCATGGAACCGCACGAAGGCGAAACCACGGCTCTCCTTGGTGTACCGATCGCGGGGGATGTACACGTCTCCCACCCGGCCGTACTTCTCGAAAACTCGTCGTAGTGTCTCAGGAGAGGTCCTGTAGGTGAGATTGTCCACTTTGAGCGAGGTCATACCCTCGACATCGGGCGGGGGCCTTCCGTAGCTCATTTTTGCGCCTCAAAATTAAACCGACAGACGATTAAAAATCGAAAACAGGGCCTTGTTCTCCGATTAAAATCGTTATTTTTGGTAAAATTCGATTTTGTTTAGCCGATTTCCAGGCCCACCTCACACCGTTCTCTTGGCTGCTTGCACGTGAAATGGCGGCACTTGAGCTTCCTTTTTCTGTGTGGGCTGGTGGGCGGGTTCAGAACTACTCCCAGTGCGCTACGGTGCctcgtagaggactggagtagtAAAACAGTTAGAACGCTCACGGATCATGTCAGGATGGAAATAGCAACATTGTACAAgtttattttacgcctgctacgttaggttataCAAAATCAGACAGTTTGCGCATTATAGGCTGCAACGCTGTAGCCATCTAGCCTACGTGGTATGATATCAGTTTCTCATATTGTTTTATCACTGTTCAGTTTAGATACAAGCCTATACTTGCCAAATTGCCTATCAATAATTATGTGTGTAGCCTAAATTGATAGTCTATTTCTGTCCAAATTTCAAGGacacatttgatttgataataatatatatatatataattacgcAGCTCTACATGTCGTTGTAACAGTCACTATACATTGCATTATTAAGCCATCATCTGCTGCAGCATTGCAGTGATTCGTTCCCACATTTGGGGAAGGTCACGTTATAGCGAACCGGGAGCTGCCTGCCTGCTGAATTGTACTGCGCAAAACCCATAGTCCGGATTTGTGCCTGACGTCATGGGTAGCCACCATTAGATTCGTTCTTTGACAGTTGGAGCACGGAGAGCGCAAGCACAGATAGCCATCAGCATCCCCTCACGGCATTACAAACGGTAGAGAACGAACAGAAAAGATGTCGAG contains:
- the LOC121547715 gene encoding serine/arginine-rich splicing factor 2, yielding MSYGRPPPDVEGMTSLKVDNLTYRTSPETLRRVFEKYGRVGDVYIPRDRYTKESRGFAFVRFHDNRDAEDAMDAMDGALLDGRELRVQMARYGRPPDSHFGRRGGGGPPRRHGGYGRRSRSRSASPRRRRRSRSRSRSRSRSRGRDYSRSRSRSYSRSRSKSRTPRKSKSPSRSRSRGASRSRSRSPASNRGSKSRSRSKSRPKSPEDNGTDS